The proteins below come from a single Pandoraea apista genomic window:
- the gcvP gene encoding aminomethyl-transferring glycine dehydrogenase produces the protein MNALTDLQAPRRSLAELEQRDNFSARHIGPDTPEQQAMLTELGYASRAALIDAVVPASIRRDGGQFAKSLGQFAAPKTESQALAQLRALADQNQVFKSFIGQGYFNTFTPGVILRNVLENPAWYTAYTPYQPEISQGRLEALLNYQQMIIDMTGLAIANASMLDEATAAAEAMTLVKRTGKSKSNTFFVADDVLPQTIEVVQTRARPLGIEVQVGPVAAATEIDAFGVLVQYPGVGGDVRDYRALADAIHAKGGMLIAAADLLSLTLLTPPGEWGADVAVGNSQRFGVPMGFGGPHAAYLATRDELKRSMPGRLVGVSVDSQGKPALRLALQTREQHIRREKATSNICTAQALLAIMASMYAAYHGPQGLRVIAERVHRLTAVLAAGLTALGAAPRNATFFDTLTVPVAGRADTVHTVAAARRFNLRREDANTVGISLDETSTRDDVIALWEVVAEGLGKSAVSLDFDAIERTVSNGYPVALARQSQYLTHPVFNRYHSEHEMLRYLRSLSDKDLALDRTMIPLGSCTMKLNATSEMLPVTWPEFGQIHPFAPAEQTVGYRAMIDQLEQMLVAATGYAAVSLQPNAGSQGEYAGLLIIQAYHASRGEAHRDICLIPASAHGTNPASAQMAGMQVVVVACDANGNVDLADLKAKAEQHRDRLAAIMMTYPSTHGVFEAGARQICEIVHANGGQVYVDGANMNAMVGLCAPGEFGGDVSHLNLHKTFCIPHGGGGPGVGPVAVGAHLAQFLPNQRSTGYSRDADGIGAVSAAPYGSASILPISWMYVAMMGAQGLTAATETAILNANYLAKKLAPHYPVLYSGPGGLVAHECILDLRPLKDTSGITVDDVAKRLMDFGFHAPTMSFPVPGTLMVEPTESESKHELDRFIEAMVAIREEIRAVEEGRADREDNPLKHAPHTADVVTADEWPHAYARSQAAYPVKALRERKYWPPVGRADNVYGDRNLFCACVPMSDYE, from the coding sequence ATGAATGCTTTGACTGACCTGCAAGCCCCGCGCCGCTCGCTCGCCGAGCTTGAGCAGCGCGACAACTTCTCCGCGCGCCACATCGGCCCGGATACCCCCGAACAACAGGCGATGCTTACCGAACTGGGTTATGCATCGCGTGCCGCACTGATCGACGCCGTCGTGCCTGCATCGATTCGCCGCGACGGCGGCCAGTTCGCCAAGTCGCTCGGTCAGTTCGCCGCACCGAAAACCGAGTCGCAGGCGCTGGCGCAATTGCGCGCGCTTGCCGACCAGAATCAGGTCTTCAAGTCGTTCATCGGTCAGGGCTACTTCAACACGTTCACGCCGGGCGTGATTCTGCGCAACGTGCTCGAAAATCCCGCCTGGTACACGGCCTACACGCCGTATCAGCCGGAGATTTCGCAAGGCCGCCTCGAAGCGCTGCTCAATTACCAGCAGATGATCATCGACATGACGGGGCTGGCGATCGCCAACGCGTCGATGCTCGACGAAGCAACCGCCGCCGCTGAGGCGATGACGCTGGTCAAGCGCACGGGCAAGTCGAAGTCGAACACGTTCTTCGTGGCCGACGACGTGCTGCCGCAAACCATTGAAGTGGTGCAAACGCGCGCCCGACCGCTGGGCATCGAAGTGCAGGTCGGCCCCGTGGCCGCCGCGACCGAAATCGATGCGTTCGGCGTGCTCGTCCAATACCCGGGCGTGGGCGGCGACGTGCGCGATTACCGCGCGCTGGCCGATGCCATCCACGCCAAGGGCGGCATGCTGATTGCCGCCGCCGACCTGCTCTCGCTCACGCTGCTCACGCCGCCGGGCGAGTGGGGCGCGGATGTGGCTGTGGGCAACAGCCAGCGCTTTGGTGTGCCGATGGGCTTTGGCGGCCCGCATGCGGCGTATCTGGCCACGCGCGACGAACTCAAGCGTTCGATGCCGGGCCGTCTGGTCGGCGTGTCGGTCGACTCGCAGGGCAAGCCTGCGCTGCGTCTGGCACTGCAAACGCGCGAGCAGCACATTCGCCGCGAGAAGGCCACGTCGAATATCTGTACCGCGCAGGCGCTGCTCGCCATCATGGCCAGCATGTACGCCGCGTATCACGGCCCGCAGGGGCTGCGCGTCATCGCCGAGCGCGTGCACCGTCTCACGGCCGTGCTGGCCGCCGGCCTCACCGCCCTCGGCGCCGCGCCGCGCAACGCCACGTTCTTCGACACGCTGACGGTGCCGGTGGCCGGCCGCGCCGATACCGTGCATACGGTAGCCGCCGCGCGCCGCTTCAACCTGCGCCGCGAAGACGCCAACACCGTGGGTATCTCGCTCGACGAGACGAGCACCCGCGACGACGTGATCGCGCTGTGGGAAGTGGTGGCCGAGGGCCTGGGCAAGAGCGCGGTTTCGCTGGACTTCGACGCCATCGAGCGCACGGTGTCGAACGGCTATCCGGTGGCGCTGGCGCGTCAAAGCCAGTACCTGACACACCCGGTCTTCAACCGCTATCACTCCGAACACGAAATGCTGCGCTATCTGCGCAGCCTGTCGGACAAGGATCTGGCGCTCGACCGCACGATGATCCCGCTGGGCTCGTGCACGATGAAACTCAACGCCACGTCGGAAATGCTGCCGGTGACGTGGCCGGAATTCGGTCAGATTCACCCGTTTGCACCGGCGGAACAAACGGTCGGCTATCGCGCGATGATCGACCAGCTCGAGCAGATGCTGGTGGCGGCCACTGGCTACGCGGCCGTGTCGCTGCAACCGAATGCCGGCTCGCAGGGCGAGTACGCCGGTTTGCTCATCATTCAGGCGTATCACGCGTCGCGCGGCGAAGCGCATCGCGACATCTGCCTGATTCCCGCTTCGGCGCACGGCACGAACCCGGCGTCGGCCCAGATGGCCGGCATGCAGGTCGTGGTGGTCGCGTGCGACGCCAACGGTAACGTCGATCTGGCCGATCTGAAGGCGAAGGCCGAGCAGCATCGAGACCGTCTGGCCGCGATCATGATGACCTATCCGTCCACGCACGGCGTATTCGAGGCAGGTGCGCGTCAGATCTGCGAGATCGTGCACGCGAACGGCGGTCAGGTGTATGTCGACGGCGCGAACATGAACGCGATGGTCGGCCTGTGCGCACCGGGCGAGTTCGGGGGCGATGTCTCGCACCTGAACCTGCACAAGACGTTCTGCATTCCGCACGGCGGTGGCGGCCCGGGCGTGGGGCCGGTGGCGGTAGGCGCGCATCTGGCGCAGTTCCTGCCGAATCAGCGCTCGACGGGCTATTCGCGTGACGCCGACGGTATTGGCGCAGTGTCGGCCGCGCCGTACGGTTCGGCGTCGATTTTGCCGATCTCGTGGATGTACGTTGCCATGATGGGCGCGCAGGGGCTGACGGCTGCGACGGAAACGGCCATCCTCAACGCGAATTACCTCGCGAAGAAGCTCGCGCCGCACTACCCGGTGCTGTATTCGGGCCCGGGCGGCCTCGTCGCGCACGAGTGCATTCTGGACCTGCGTCCGCTCAAGGACACCAGCGGTATCACCGTGGACGACGTTGCGAAGCGCCTGATGGACTTCGGTTTCCACGCCCCGACGATGAGCTTCCCGGTGCCGGGCACGCTGATGGTCGAGCCGACCGAGTCGGAATCGAAGCACGAACTCGATCGCTTTATCGAAGCGATGGTCGCGATCCGTGAGGAAATCCGTGCAGTGGAAGAGGGTCGTGCCGATCGCGAGGACAATCCGCTCAAGCACGCCCCGCACACGGCCGATGTCGTGACGGCGGACGAATGGCCGCACGCTTACGCCCGCAGTCAGGCGGCGTACCCGGTGAAGGCACTGCGCGAGCGCAAGTACTGGCCGCCGGTGGGACGTGCCGATAACGTCTATGGCGACCGGAACCTGTTCTGCGCCTGCGTACCGATGAGCGACTACGAATAA
- the gcvH gene encoding glycine cleavage system protein GcvH, with protein MANIPDNLKYTESDEWARLEADGTVTVGITDFAQESLGDIVFVELPDTGRTVAADEASTVIESVKAAADVHSPVSGEIIETNEEVSGSPDLVNADAYGNWLFRVKPSNAAELDKLLNAEQYAKKIGG; from the coding sequence ATGGCGAATATCCCCGATAACCTGAAGTACACCGAGTCCGACGAATGGGCCCGCCTCGAAGCCGACGGCACCGTGACCGTGGGCATCACCGATTTCGCGCAGGAATCCCTGGGCGACATCGTGTTCGTCGAGCTGCCGGATACCGGCCGTACCGTGGCTGCCGACGAGGCATCGACCGTGATCGAATCGGTCAAGGCCGCGGCCGACGTTCACTCGCCGGTGAGCGGCGAAATCATCGAGACCAACGAGGAAGTGTCGGGCTCGCCGGATCTGGTCAATGCCGATGCTTACGGCAACTGGCTGTTCCGCGTGAAGCCGTCGAACGCTGCCGAGCTGGACAAGCTGCTCAACGCCGAGCAGTACGCCAAGAAAATCGGCGGCTGA
- a CDS encoding alanine/glycine:cation symporter family protein gives MESWLKPLVDIVGGVLSGYPLVVALLGAGLYFTARFGGIQIRALWHSACLLRTSGTTSGISPFQAFATGLASRVGTGNIAGVAVALTIGGPGAIFWMWTTALLGMASAFVESTLAQIFKVPHPDNTFRGGPAYYIQMGLGSRKFGIIFALALLFTFGFALNSVQSHSIAEALEASFGWERTWIGIALVLMTAPIVYGGVRRVARFAQWIVPVMAIAYVGLAVYICIVNIEQIPGMISMILRHAFGLEPAAGGIAGYAVSQAVLMGVKRGLFSNEAGMGSAPNAAAVATTRHPVQQGLMQMLGVFFDTMVVCSATAFMILLSGEFMPGAAPEGAVLTQRALAAHVGNWAVVFTGITVFFLAYSSVLGNYAYAEVNMDYLTQRPWILNIFRALVLLAVMLGAVASLPLVWSLADVGTALMAFINLVAIGMLMKYALIAWRDYQAQRKAGVAEPVFTHDVLPPEMRERLSKDVWRAERSDER, from the coding sequence ATGGAAAGCTGGCTCAAGCCGTTGGTCGATATCGTCGGTGGGGTGCTGTCGGGATACCCTCTTGTAGTCGCTTTGCTGGGGGCGGGGCTGTACTTCACCGCCCGGTTCGGCGGGATTCAGATTCGGGCGCTCTGGCATAGCGCCTGCCTGTTACGCACTTCCGGGACTACGTCGGGGATATCGCCATTTCAGGCGTTTGCCACGGGGCTGGCGAGTCGTGTCGGCACCGGCAATATTGCCGGCGTAGCGGTCGCCCTGACAATTGGCGGACCGGGTGCCATTTTCTGGATGTGGACGACCGCGCTGCTCGGTATGGCGTCGGCATTCGTCGAATCGACATTAGCGCAAATTTTCAAGGTTCCACACCCCGACAATACCTTTCGAGGCGGTCCGGCGTATTACATTCAGATGGGCCTCGGCTCGCGCAAATTCGGCATTATTTTTGCGCTGGCGCTACTCTTCACTTTCGGTTTCGCCCTGAACTCCGTGCAGTCGCACTCGATTGCCGAGGCGCTCGAAGCGTCGTTCGGCTGGGAGCGCACATGGATCGGCATTGCGCTGGTGTTGATGACGGCGCCGATCGTTTATGGCGGTGTGCGACGCGTGGCACGTTTTGCGCAGTGGATCGTGCCGGTGATGGCGATCGCCTATGTCGGGCTTGCCGTGTACATTTGCATCGTCAATATCGAGCAGATCCCCGGCATGATTTCGATGATCCTGCGGCACGCCTTCGGGCTTGAGCCCGCTGCGGGCGGTATTGCCGGCTATGCGGTGAGTCAGGCGGTGTTGATGGGGGTCAAGCGCGGTCTCTTCTCCAATGAAGCGGGCATGGGCAGCGCGCCCAATGCCGCAGCGGTGGCGACAACCCGGCATCCGGTACAGCAAGGGCTGATGCAAATGCTCGGTGTGTTCTTCGACACGATGGTGGTGTGCTCGGCAACGGCATTCATGATTCTGCTCTCGGGTGAGTTCATGCCGGGCGCCGCGCCCGAAGGCGCCGTACTCACACAACGCGCGCTGGCGGCTCACGTGGGCAACTGGGCGGTTGTCTTCACCGGGATCACCGTGTTCTTCCTCGCGTACTCGAGCGTACTCGGCAACTACGCCTATGCCGAAGTGAACATGGACTACCTGACACAACGTCCCTGGATTCTCAATATCTTTCGTGCACTGGTGCTCCTGGCGGTGATGCTCGGCGCAGTCGCCAGCCTGCCATTGGTATGGAGCTTGGCGGACGTTGGCACGGCTTTGATGGCGTTTATCAATCTCGTCGCCATCGGCATGCTGATGAAGTATGCATTGATCGCATGGCGAGACTATCAGGCGCAGCGCAAGGCGGGTGTTGCTGAACCGGTCTTTACGCACGACGTGTTGCCCCCGGAAATGCGAGAGCGTCTGTCAAAAGATGTTTGGCGTGCCGAGCGGAGCGATGAGCGTTGA
- a CDS encoding L-serine ammonia-lyase, whose translation MAVSVFDLFKIGIGPSSSHTVGPMRAALMFVQGLERDGLLPQVAAVRAELYGSLGATGKGHGTDKGVLLGFMGEAPDTVDPSTIAERLAALRRTKVLSILGKHEVPFVEKEHMVFYRREAMAEHPNGMKFHAFDGAGNKLREGRYLSVGGGFVVTAGASNAQVLAAHDQLPYPFRTGKELLEMCRASGKSIAQLMWENEKVWHHGETAEEDIRRGLLNIWHVMQSCVTRGCGIGNDEADGELPGPLHVRRRAPELYRQLTQRAERTLSDPLSVMDWVNLYAIAVNEENAAGGRVVTAPTNGAAGIIPSVLHYYDRFVHGANEQGVIDFLLTAGAIGILYKLNASISGAEVGCQGEVGVACSMAAGALAAVQGGTVEQVENAAEIGMEHNLGLTCDPVGGLVQIPCIERNAMASVKAVNAARMALRGDGAHYVSLDSVIKTMRETGADMKTKYKETARGGLAVNIVEC comes from the coding sequence ATGGCCGTTTCAGTTTTCGATTTGTTCAAGATCGGTATCGGACCGTCGAGTTCGCATACCGTGGGGCCAATGCGCGCGGCGCTGATGTTTGTACAGGGATTGGAGCGCGACGGCCTGTTGCCGCAGGTGGCGGCGGTGCGTGCCGAGTTGTACGGCTCGCTTGGCGCTACGGGCAAGGGGCACGGTACCGACAAGGGCGTGCTGCTCGGTTTCATGGGAGAAGCCCCCGATACGGTCGATCCGTCGACGATTGCGGAGCGTCTGGCGGCGTTGCGTCGCACGAAGGTGCTGTCGATTCTCGGCAAGCACGAGGTGCCGTTCGTCGAGAAGGAGCACATGGTGTTTTACCGTCGCGAGGCGATGGCCGAACACCCGAACGGCATGAAGTTCCATGCGTTCGACGGCGCGGGCAACAAGCTGCGCGAAGGGCGCTACCTGTCGGTCGGTGGCGGGTTCGTGGTAACAGCGGGGGCGTCGAACGCGCAGGTGCTCGCCGCGCACGATCAATTGCCGTATCCGTTCCGCACGGGCAAGGAACTGCTGGAGATGTGCCGTGCGAGCGGCAAGAGCATCGCCCAGTTGATGTGGGAGAACGAGAAGGTCTGGCATCACGGCGAGACGGCGGAAGAGGATATTCGTCGCGGCTTGCTCAATATCTGGCACGTGATGCAGTCGTGTGTGACGCGCGGTTGCGGGATCGGTAACGACGAGGCCGATGGCGAACTGCCGGGGCCGCTGCATGTGCGGCGTCGCGCGCCGGAACTGTACCGTCAACTGACGCAACGCGCCGAGCGTACGTTATCCGATCCGCTGTCGGTCATGGACTGGGTGAACCTGTACGCCATTGCCGTGAATGAAGAGAACGCAGCAGGCGGACGCGTGGTGACGGCGCCGACGAACGGTGCCGCCGGCATCATCCCGTCGGTGCTGCATTATTACGACCGCTTCGTACATGGCGCCAACGAGCAGGGCGTGATCGACTTCCTGCTGACTGCGGGTGCGATCGGTATTCTCTACAAGCTCAACGCGTCGATCTCAGGCGCCGAAGTGGGTTGCCAGGGCGAAGTCGGCGTGGCGTGTTCGATGGCTGCCGGGGCGCTTGCTGCGGTGCAGGGGGGGACGGTCGAGCAAGTCGAGAATGCGGCGGAAATCGGCATGGAGCATAACCTTGGCCTGACGTGTGACCCCGTCGGCGGACTGGTGCAGATTCCGTGCATCGAGCGTAATGCCATGGCGTCGGTGAAGGCAGTGAACGCGGCGCGCATGGCGTTGCGCGGCGACGGTGCGCACTATGTGTCGCTCGATTCCGTCATCAAGACGATGCGTGAGACCGGTGCCGACATGAAGACGAAATACAAGGAAACGGCACGCGGCGGGCTGGCGGTGAATATCGTGGAGTGCTGA
- the putP gene encoding sodium/proline symporter PutP, translating into MSLWNPTAVSFTVYLLLMLVIGWLGFRSTNNLSDYILGGRRLGSFVTALSAGASDMSGWLLLGLPGAIYVGGLSGVWIAIGLAAGAWANWRLVAARLRVHTEVCGNALTLPEFLTQRFDDRSHVLRIVTALVILIFFTIYCASGVVAGARLFETMFGLEYRTALWIGAVATIAYVFIGGFLAVSWTDTVQASLMFAALVVTPIAVIALDGSPAAAVDAVTAVHPSHTDWFGDLAPVGVISMLAWGLGYFGQPHILVRFMATRSAAAIPQARRICMTWMVLCLTGAIAVGFFGLAFYSARPDLGAGVAANPETIFMALTTQLFAPWLAGILLAAILAAVMSTLSCQLLVCASALTEDLYKTFARGPVSQRRLVWIGRAMVLAVAVVAVLLALDPESRVLGMVSYAWAGFGAAFGPLVLATLLWPRVTRNGALAGIVTGAATVLIWKQFGWWDLYEILPGFVLGSLALFVVSRLDRTPGAAVLARFAAAETTLREIRQGAADGTGSTGTPAAQPSP; encoded by the coding sequence ATGTCCCTTTGGAATCCCACTGCGGTGTCGTTTACCGTCTACCTGTTGCTGATGCTGGTGATCGGGTGGCTCGGCTTTCGCTCCACCAACAATCTCTCCGACTACATTCTTGGTGGACGCCGTCTCGGCAGCTTCGTCACCGCGCTCTCGGCCGGTGCTTCCGATATGAGCGGCTGGCTGCTGCTCGGCTTGCCAGGCGCCATTTATGTGGGCGGCCTGTCCGGCGTGTGGATCGCCATCGGTCTCGCAGCCGGTGCGTGGGCGAACTGGCGTCTCGTGGCGGCGCGCCTGCGCGTGCACACGGAGGTGTGCGGCAATGCGCTGACCCTGCCCGAATTCCTCACGCAGCGCTTCGACGACCGCAGCCATGTGCTGCGTATCGTCACGGCGCTGGTGATCCTGATCTTCTTCACGATCTATTGCGCCTCGGGCGTGGTGGCGGGTGCACGTCTGTTCGAGACGATGTTCGGCCTCGAGTACCGTACAGCGCTGTGGATCGGCGCCGTAGCGACCATTGCGTATGTGTTCATCGGTGGCTTTCTCGCGGTGAGCTGGACAGATACGGTGCAGGCATCGCTGATGTTCGCCGCGCTGGTCGTTACCCCCATTGCCGTGATTGCGCTCGACGGCAGCCCGGCGGCAGCGGTCGATGCCGTGACCGCCGTGCACCCCTCGCATACCGACTGGTTCGGCGATCTCGCGCCCGTGGGCGTCATCTCGATGCTCGCCTGGGGGCTTGGCTACTTTGGTCAACCGCACATTCTCGTGCGCTTCATGGCGACCCGCTCGGCCGCCGCGATTCCGCAGGCACGCCGTATCTGCATGACGTGGATGGTGCTGTGCCTGACCGGTGCGATCGCGGTGGGGTTCTTCGGGCTGGCCTTCTACAGCGCACGACCGGATCTCGGCGCGGGCGTGGCAGCGAACCCGGAAACGATATTCATGGCGCTGACGACGCAGCTCTTCGCGCCGTGGCTCGCGGGTATTCTGCTTGCCGCGATTCTGGCCGCCGTCATGAGCACGCTGTCGTGCCAGTTGCTGGTATGCGCCAGCGCATTGACGGAGGACCTCTATAAGACCTTCGCGCGCGGGCCGGTCAGCCAGCGCCGTCTGGTCTGGATCGGCCGGGCCATGGTGCTGGCCGTGGCGGTTGTCGCCGTGTTGCTGGCGCTCGATCCGGAAAGCCGCGTGCTCGGCATGGTGAGCTATGCCTGGGCAGGCTTCGGCGCGGCCTTCGGCCCGCTGGTGCTCGCCACGCTGTTGTGGCCCCGCGTCACCCGTAACGGGGCGTTGGCGGGCATTGTCACCGGCGCGGCGACCGTACTGATCTGGAAGCAATTCGGTTGGTGGGACCTGTACGAAATCCTGCCGGGCTTTGTACTGGGCAGTCTGGCCCTGTTCGTGGTGAGCCGCCTCGACCGGACACCCGGGGCAGCCGTGCTCGCCCGCTTTGCCGCCGCCGAAACCACCCTGCGCGAGATCCGGCAAGGCGCGGCAGACGGCACGGGTAGCACCGGCACACCGGCGGCGCAACCGTCGCCATAA
- a CDS encoding branched-chain amino acid ABC transporter substrate-binding protein: MQSKLTLSAVALAGLLAFGTAGAQQAQEVKLGFAAPLTGAQAHYGKDMQNGIQLAIDEYNATKPTIDGKPVKFVLQAEDDQADPRQGSLVAQKLVDTGVKGMLGHFNSGTTIPASRIYAQAGIPEIAMATAPEYTKQGFKTTFRMMTSDIQQGSVVGNFAVKKLGFKNIAIVDDRTAYGQGLADEFEKAAKAAGGKIVRREFANDKAVDFRAILTNLKRANPDVIFYGGADAQAGPLAKQMRELGMKSTLMAGEMVKSDAFLKIAGDAANGSVVSLAGLPLDKMPGGAAYEARYKAKFGSGPETYSPYAYDGAMAMMSAMKKANSTEPAKYLPVLAKTSMPGVTTRELAYDNVGDLKYGSITVYKVVDGKWTVLETVGGK, encoded by the coding sequence ATGCAATCGAAGCTTACGCTCAGCGCAGTCGCGCTCGCGGGTCTGCTCGCGTTCGGCACCGCGGGTGCGCAACAGGCGCAGGAAGTGAAGCTGGGCTTTGCCGCACCGCTCACGGGCGCCCAGGCGCACTACGGCAAGGACATGCAAAACGGCATTCAGCTCGCCATTGACGAGTACAACGCCACGAAGCCGACCATCGATGGCAAGCCGGTGAAGTTCGTGTTGCAGGCCGAAGACGATCAGGCCGACCCGCGTCAGGGTTCGCTGGTCGCGCAGAAGCTGGTCGACACGGGCGTCAAGGGCATGCTCGGCCACTTCAACTCCGGCACCACGATCCCGGCGTCGCGTATTTACGCGCAAGCCGGTATCCCCGAAATCGCCATGGCGACGGCCCCGGAATACACCAAGCAGGGTTTCAAGACGACCTTCCGCATGATGACCTCGGACATCCAGCAAGGGTCGGTCGTTGGTAATTTCGCCGTCAAGAAGCTGGGCTTCAAGAACATCGCCATCGTCGACGACCGTACCGCTTACGGTCAGGGGCTGGCCGACGAGTTCGAGAAGGCGGCCAAGGCAGCCGGCGGCAAGATCGTGCGTCGCGAGTTCGCCAACGACAAGGCGGTCGATTTCCGCGCCATTCTGACCAACCTGAAGCGCGCCAATCCGGATGTGATCTTCTACGGCGGTGCCGACGCACAAGCCGGCCCGCTCGCCAAGCAAATGCGCGAACTGGGTATGAAGAGCACGCTGATGGCCGGGGAGATGGTCAAGTCGGACGCCTTCCTGAAGATCGCCGGCGACGCCGCCAATGGATCGGTCGTCTCGCTGGCCGGCCTGCCGCTCGACAAGATGCCGGGCGGTGCCGCGTATGAGGCTCGCTACAAGGCCAAGTTCGGCAGCGGCCCGGAAACCTACTCGCCGTATGCCTACGACGGCGCAATGGCCATGATGTCGGCCATGAAGAAGGCCAACTCGACCGAGCCGGCAAAGTACCTGCCGGTGCTCGCCAAGACGAGCATGCCGGGCGTGACCACGCGTGAGCTGGCTTACGACAACGTCGGCGATCTGAAGTACGGTTCGATCACCGTCTACAAGGTGGTCGACGGCAAGTGGACCGTGCTGGAGACCGTCGGCGGCAAGTAA
- the gcvT gene encoding glycine cleavage system aminomethyltransferase GcvT has product MTELKRTPLNDTHRAAGARMVDFGGWDMPVNYGSQIEEHNAVRTDAGMFDVSHMCVVDLHGPSCREFLRYAVANNVDKLQTPGKALYTCMLNPSGGVIDDLIIYFIAEDWFRVVVNAGTADKDLAWLGQLNAHGDYSLTITPRRDLSIVAVQGPNARAKVWQAVPGSQAASEALKPFNAAFAKDTAFGELMIARTGYTGEDGFEVIVNADHVVALWNALVAAGVRPAGLGARDTLRLEAGMNLYGQDMDDDVSPLDAGLGWTVEKESERTFVGKDSLLARGQTWRFAGLVLDGKGGVLRAHQVVATEAGDGEITSGTFSPSLQQSIAFARLPKGVPDGATVHVQIRDKQLPARVVKLPFVRHGKAVVA; this is encoded by the coding sequence ATGACCGAACTCAAACGTACCCCGCTCAACGATACGCACCGCGCCGCAGGCGCCCGCATGGTCGACTTCGGCGGCTGGGACATGCCGGTGAACTACGGCTCCCAGATCGAAGAGCACAATGCCGTGCGCACCGATGCCGGCATGTTCGACGTCTCGCACATGTGCGTGGTCGATCTGCACGGCCCGAGCTGCCGCGAATTCCTGCGCTATGCCGTTGCCAACAATGTCGACAAGCTGCAAACCCCGGGCAAGGCGCTCTACACCTGCATGCTCAACCCGAGCGGCGGCGTGATCGACGACCTCATCATCTATTTCATCGCCGAAGACTGGTTCCGCGTCGTAGTGAACGCGGGCACGGCCGACAAGGATCTTGCCTGGCTCGGTCAGCTCAACGCCCACGGCGACTACAGCCTGACGATCACCCCGCGCCGCGATCTGTCGATCGTTGCCGTGCAAGGCCCGAATGCGCGTGCCAAGGTTTGGCAAGCCGTGCCGGGCAGCCAGGCCGCGAGCGAAGCGCTCAAGCCGTTCAATGCCGCCTTTGCCAAGGACACCGCCTTCGGCGAATTGATGATCGCGCGCACCGGATACACGGGCGAAGACGGCTTCGAAGTCATCGTGAACGCCGACCACGTGGTGGCCCTGTGGAACGCGCTGGTTGCGGCGGGTGTGCGTCCGGCAGGGTTAGGCGCGCGCGATACGCTGCGCCTGGAAGCCGGCATGAATCTGTACGGTCAGGACATGGACGACGACGTATCGCCGCTCGACGCCGGCCTGGGCTGGACGGTCGAGAAGGAGAGCGAGCGCACGTTCGTCGGAAAGGATTCGCTGCTCGCACGCGGCCAGACGTGGCGCTTCGCGGGCCTCGTACTCGACGGAAAGGGCGGCGTGTTGCGCGCGCATCAGGTCGTGGCGACCGAGGCGGGCGACGGCGAAATCACCAGCGGCACGTTCAGCCCGAGCCTTCAACAATCGATTGCGTTCGCCCGTCTGCCGAAGGGCGTGCCGGATGGCGCCACCGTCCATGTGCAAATTCGTGACAAGCAATTGCCCGCACGTGTGGTCAAATTACCTTTCGTGCGTCACGGCAAGGCCGTGGTGGCGTAA